The following are encoded in a window of Kogia breviceps isolate mKogBre1 chromosome 10, mKogBre1 haplotype 1, whole genome shotgun sequence genomic DNA:
- the IER3 gene encoding radiation-inducible immediate-early gene IEX-1: MCHSRSSLPTMTVLRAPAPVPSTSPGPRRGSGPKIFTFDPLPETKVAPAARPSASRGHRKRSRRVLYPRVVRRQLPVEDPNPAKRLLFLLLTIIFCQILMAEEGMSTALVPEDTPSAQTPAPTVAPPVLEPLNLTSEPSDYALDLSTFLQQHPAAF; encoded by the exons ATGTGTCACTCTCGAagctccctccccaccatgaCCGTCCTGCGGGCTCCGGCCCCGGTCCCCTCCACCAGCCCGGGACCCCGACGAGGCTCCGGCCCCAAGATCTTCACCTTCGACCCTCTCCCGGAGACCAAGGTGGCCCCCGCTGCACGCCCCAGCGCCTCCCGCGGGCACCGAAAGCGCAGCCGTAGGGTCCTCTACCCACGAGTG GTCCGGCGTCAGCTGCCAGTCGAGGATCCGAACCCTGCCAAAAGGCTGCTCTTTCTCCTGCTCACCATCATCTTCTGCCAGATCCTGATGGCTGAAGAGGGTATGTCGACAGCACTGGTCCCGGAGGACACCCCCAGCGCGCAGACCCCCGCGCCCACCGTTGCGCCCCCGGTCCTCGAGCCCCTTAATCTGACCTCGGAGCCCTCGGACTACGCTTTGGACCTCAGCACTTTTCTCCAGCAACACCCGGCCGCCTTCTAA